A window of the Phragmites australis chromosome 20, lpPhrAust1.1, whole genome shotgun sequence genome harbors these coding sequences:
- the LOC133901670 gene encoding early nodulin-like protein 19: MARLLVVAVLAVLAIDLSAATDHIVGANHGWNPNINYSLWSGNQTFYVGDLISFRYQKWTYNVFEVNETGYDNCTMAGVAGNWTSGKDFIPLPDARRYYFICGNGFCLQGMKVAITVHPLPHNASAAGSSSAPDEAAAPGTRAAAAWVALLAVAVAAVAA, from the exons ATGGCGCGGCTCCTGGTTGTCGCCGTGCTCGCCGTCTTGGCCATTGATCTCAGCGCCGCGACGGACCACATCGTGGGAGCCAACCACGGGTGGAACCCCAACATCAACTACTCACTCTGGTCCGGCAACCAGACCTTCTACGTCGGCGACCTCATCT CGTTCCGGTACCAGAAGTGGACGTACAACGTGTTCGAGGTGAACGAGACGGGGTACGACAACTGCACCATGGCCGGGGTCGCCGGCAACTGGACCTCCGGCAAGGACTTCATCCCGCTCCCCGACGCCCGCCGCTACTACTTCATCTGCGGCAACGGCTTCTGCCTGCAAGGCATGAAGGTCGCCATCACCGTCCACCCGCTCCCGCAcaacgcctccgccgccggcaGCTCCAGCGCACCGGACGAGGCCGCAGCGCCCGGCACGAGGGCTGCCGCCGCATGGGTGGCGCTGCTCGCGGTCGCCGTGGCTGCCGTTGCTGCTTAG
- the LOC133901669 gene encoding probable protein phosphatase 2C 70 isoform X2 — translation MGAYLSTPKTDKLSADGGNDRLRFGLSSMQGWRTSMEDSHAALPNLDDCTSFFGVYDGHGGKAVSKFCARHLHKQVLINEASSSDDLSTSVHKAFLRMDEMMKGQRGWRELTELGDKGNKFTGMLEGIIRSPKGGDSDNLGDGWDTEEGSNSNFSGPTSGSTACVAVIRNDQLIVANAGDSRCVISQKGQAYNLSTDHKPDLQGEKERILSAGGFVVAGRVNGSLNLSRAMGDMELKQNKLLPAERQIVTAEPELKTVKLSEDDEFIVLACDGIWDCMSSQEVVDFVHKHINTEDKLSRVCEKLLDRCLAPTSGGEGCDNMTVIVVQFKKPASSVATSSAEQSTATSEEMRPKI, via the exons ATGGGGGCGTACCTCAGCACGCCCAAGACGGACAAGCTCTCCGCCGACGGCGGGAACGACCGCCTCCGGTTCGGCCTCTCCTCCATGCAGGGGTGGCGGACCTCCATGGAGGACTCG CATGCTGCTTTGCCAAACCTCGATGACTGCACATCATTTTTTGGCGTTTATGATGGCCATGGAG GAAAAGCCGTTTCTAAATTCTGTGCAAGGCATTTACACAAGCAAGTTCTTATAAATGAAGCATCTTCATCTGATGATTTATCTACTTCTGTCCATAAAGCTTTCTTAAG AATGGATGAGATGATGAAAGGACAAAGAGGATGGAGAGAATTGACCGAGCTGGGAGATAAGGGAAACAAATTCACGGGTATGCTGGAGGGCATCATACGGTCCCCCAAGGGTGGAGATTCAGATAACCTAGGGGATGGCTGGGATACTGAGGAG GGTTCAAATTCGAACTTTTCTGGGCCAACATCTGGAAGCACAGCTTGTGTGGCTGTCATAAGAAATGATCAACTCATTGTTGCAAATGCTGGGGATTCCCGGTGTGTTATCTCACAGAAGGGTCAG GCTTACAATTTGTCAACAGATCACAAGCCAGATCTTCAGGGAGAAAAGGAGAGGATTTTGAGTGCTGGCGGATTTGTTGTTGCCGGGCGGGTCAATGGAAGTTTGAATTTATCAAGGGCAATGG GTGACATGGAACTGAAGCAAAATAAACTTTTGCCAGCTGAGAGACAGATTGTGACTGCTGAACCTGAGTTGAAAACA GTTAAACTTTCCGAGGATGATGAATTCATTGTTTTAGCATGTGATGGCATATG GGATTGCATGTCAAGTCAAGAAGTGGTTGATTTTGTACATAAACACATAAACACT GAGGATAAGCTATCCAGAGTGTGTGAGAAGCTACTTGACCGCTGCTTGGCACCTACAAGTGGTGGCGAAGGATGTGACAACATGACCGTGATTGTGGTTCAGTTTAAGAAGCCAGCTTCATCAGTAGCTACTTCTAGCGCTGAGCAATCTACAGCCACTTCAGAAGAGATGCGGCCAAA AATTTGA
- the LOC133901669 gene encoding probable protein phosphatase 2C 70 isoform X1, with protein MGAYLSTPKTDKLSADGGNDRLRFGLSSMQGWRTSMEDSHAALPNLDDCTSFFGVYDGHGGKAVSKFCARHLHKQVLINEASSSDDLSTSVHKAFLRMDEMMKGQRGWRELTELGDKGNKFTGMLEGIIRSPKGGDSDNLGDGWDTEEGSNSNFSGPTSGSTACVAVIRNDQLIVANAGDSRCVISQKGQAYNLSTDHKPDLQGEKERILSAGGFVVAGRVNGSLNLSRAMGDMELKQNKLLPAERQIVTAEPELKTVKLSEDDEFIVLACDGIWDCMSSQEVVDFVHKHINTEDKLSRVCEKLLDRCLAPTSGGEGCDNMTVIVVQFKKPASSVATSSAEQSTATSEEMRPNEFDGPDDPLK; from the exons ATGGGGGCGTACCTCAGCACGCCCAAGACGGACAAGCTCTCCGCCGACGGCGGGAACGACCGCCTCCGGTTCGGCCTCTCCTCCATGCAGGGGTGGCGGACCTCCATGGAGGACTCG CATGCTGCTTTGCCAAACCTCGATGACTGCACATCATTTTTTGGCGTTTATGATGGCCATGGAG GAAAAGCCGTTTCTAAATTCTGTGCAAGGCATTTACACAAGCAAGTTCTTATAAATGAAGCATCTTCATCTGATGATTTATCTACTTCTGTCCATAAAGCTTTCTTAAG AATGGATGAGATGATGAAAGGACAAAGAGGATGGAGAGAATTGACCGAGCTGGGAGATAAGGGAAACAAATTCACGGGTATGCTGGAGGGCATCATACGGTCCCCCAAGGGTGGAGATTCAGATAACCTAGGGGATGGCTGGGATACTGAGGAG GGTTCAAATTCGAACTTTTCTGGGCCAACATCTGGAAGCACAGCTTGTGTGGCTGTCATAAGAAATGATCAACTCATTGTTGCAAATGCTGGGGATTCCCGGTGTGTTATCTCACAGAAGGGTCAG GCTTACAATTTGTCAACAGATCACAAGCCAGATCTTCAGGGAGAAAAGGAGAGGATTTTGAGTGCTGGCGGATTTGTTGTTGCCGGGCGGGTCAATGGAAGTTTGAATTTATCAAGGGCAATGG GTGACATGGAACTGAAGCAAAATAAACTTTTGCCAGCTGAGAGACAGATTGTGACTGCTGAACCTGAGTTGAAAACA GTTAAACTTTCCGAGGATGATGAATTCATTGTTTTAGCATGTGATGGCATATG GGATTGCATGTCAAGTCAAGAAGTGGTTGATTTTGTACATAAACACATAAACACT GAGGATAAGCTATCCAGAGTGTGTGAGAAGCTACTTGACCGCTGCTTGGCACCTACAAGTGGTGGCGAAGGATGTGACAACATGACCGTGATTGTGGTTCAGTTTAAGAAGCCAGCTTCATCAGTAGCTACTTCTAGCGCTGAGCAATCTACAGCCACTTCAGAAGAGATGCGGCCAAA CGAGTTTGATGGCCCAGACGACCCATTGAAGTAG
- the LOC133902459 gene encoding hydrophobic protein OSR8, translated as MASGGCCTFLEILLAVILPPLGVFLRFGCCSMEFCICLLLTILGYVPGIIYAIYVLVALDSDRHEREYYTLA; from the exons ATGGCGTCCGGCGGGTGCTGCACGTTCCTCGAGATCTTGCTCGCGGTCATCCTCCCCCCGCTCGGCGTCTTCCTCCGCTTCGGATGCTGCAGC ATGGAGTTCTGCATCTGCTTGCTGCTCACCATCCTTGGCTATGTTCCTGGGATCATCTACGCGATCTATGTCCTTGTTGCTCTCGACTCGGACCGTCACGAGAGGGAATATTATACCCTTGCTTAG